The following are encoded in a window of Amycolatopsis lexingtonensis genomic DNA:
- a CDS encoding MCE family protein produces the protein MAHQLTDLGARARRRSRMRALTVGVVLALVVSAAWPIATAPAERTLTAYFTAAVGIYPNSDVRVLGVAIGSVSKVEPNGTDVKVTMTLKPDAQLPADAGAVVITPSLVADRYVQITPVYRGGPRLPDGASIPRERTATPVEVDDLLHSLNQLMSALGPQGANKDGAVSEVLTKSAEYLSGNGQTIGTAIKNLGEFARAASDSKDDLFGSVDNISKFTAMLAANDGQVKQAISQIASLSKVLAEQRDQFSGALTELTQALSVVQGFIKDNRGKVQSDVDKLADVTKILVNQKDSLAEALQAAPNALTNLLGAYDQANGTIDGRGNLLEFPEGK, from the coding sequence ATGGCGCACCAGCTGACCGACCTGGGAGCACGGGCGCGACGGCGGTCGAGAATGCGCGCCCTCACCGTCGGCGTCGTGCTCGCGCTCGTCGTCTCGGCGGCGTGGCCGATCGCGACCGCGCCCGCCGAACGGACGCTGACCGCGTACTTCACCGCCGCCGTCGGCATCTACCCCAACTCCGACGTCCGCGTGCTCGGCGTCGCCATCGGCTCGGTGTCCAAAGTGGAGCCGAACGGCACCGACGTCAAGGTGACGATGACGCTCAAGCCGGACGCGCAGCTGCCCGCGGACGCCGGTGCCGTCGTGATCACGCCGAGCTTGGTCGCCGACCGGTACGTGCAGATCACGCCCGTCTACCGCGGCGGGCCGCGGCTGCCCGACGGCGCTTCGATCCCGCGTGAGCGCACCGCGACCCCGGTCGAGGTCGACGACCTGCTGCACAGCCTCAACCAGCTGATGTCCGCGCTGGGACCGCAGGGGGCCAACAAGGACGGCGCCGTCAGCGAGGTGCTGACCAAGTCGGCCGAGTACCTCAGCGGCAACGGGCAGACCATCGGCACGGCGATCAAGAACCTCGGCGAGTTCGCCCGTGCGGCCAGCGATTCGAAGGACGACCTGTTCGGCTCGGTCGACAACATCAGCAAGTTCACCGCGATGCTCGCCGCCAACGACGGCCAGGTGAAGCAAGCGATCTCGCAGATCGCGTCGCTGAGCAAGGTGCTGGCCGAGCAGCGCGACCAGTTCTCCGGCGCGCTGACCGAGCTGACCCAGGCGCTGAGCGTGGTGCAGGGGTTCATCAAGGACAACCGCGGCAAGGTGCAGTCCGATGTGGACAAGCTCGCGGACGTCACGAAGATCCTGGTCAACCAGAAGGATTCCCTCGCCGAAGCGCTGCAAGCGGCGCCGAACGCGCTGACGAACCTTCTGGGCGCCTACGACCAGGCGAACGGGACCATCGACGGCCGCGGCAACCTCCTCGAGTTCCCGGAGGGGAAATGA